The following nucleotide sequence is from Aspergillus nidulans FGSC A4 chromosome I.
TCCGGGATAATCTCGCCCGCCGCGCTGCCCGCTTCAACATCGCTTTGGATGATGTATCACTCACGGTAAGTGACGACACCTCATATTTTCGCAGCTCAGGTCTCTGGTGCTAACGTCGAATTTCCGTCCCATTAGCACCTGACTTTCTCCCCCGAATTCACTGCCGCTGTCGAAGCGAAGCAAGTCGCCCAACAAGAAGCCCAGCGGGCAGCCTTCCTTGTCGACAAGGCTCGTCAAGAGAAGCAGGCCTTCATTGTCCGCGCCCAGGGTGAAGCTCGATCAGCTGAACTCATTGGAGACGCcatcaagaagagcaagagctACATCGAGCTTCGGAGGATTGAGAACGCTCGACATATTGCCCAGATCATCCAGGAGAACGGAGGAAGGAACAAACTCTACCTGGACAGCCAAGGTCTCGGCCTGAATGTCAACGCGGGTGCGGACGGCGAAAGCAAATAATATCGAATATTGGGGGGAAAAGTTTCATGGAGGGTCTCCATGGACTGGTGGATCTTCTAAACTTCCTTCCCACTCGAGAGTTGTCGCGCTTTCAAGTGGTTCGGGGTGGAATAAATCATTTGTACAAATAGTTTTTCAGGTTTCCACAGCACAGGCGAATTGTGTCTCTTCTCTATCATAATTTATGGTTGTCATCGTCGACGAGTCATATACCATGCAACCTTTTTTtctagaaaaaaaaagtatcGTACATTGAGGTGGCAGCAGCCCTGCACTTCATGCAACTCGTGGCTGCGGGGACACGAGCGGCAAGCGGAAATTTTATATTTCAAGCGGGGAAACATAATTTTATCTTGATCACTACACCACAATATCAAGCTCGCGCAGCAACATATTGTGCGTGATTTAATCTAAACCGTGCTTACTCTCTCGTGTCACAAAAGCTTGATTGCCTACTTTTTCAGGGTGCGTATTGCTCGCTGTCAACCTCCGTACCCTACTCCTCTTTAGAGGGTCCTCTGCGCGAAGCCGCATTCAAGATAAAGAGCGCATTAGTAGCTATAGCTTACCGCGCCCCAGATGGCGAACCCGGTCACCGAAATCGACGTCGACCTCAACACTCAAGAAGTCCTTCTCGCAGCGTCACAGCACGACACCGCAAAGCTCCGACGGCTCCTCCGTGCCAACGATGCGGCCGGGAACCCCGCCAATGTCAAGGACCCTGAGACAGGTTATTCACCGCTTCACGCCGCCATTGCAGCCTGTGAAcctgacgaggaggaagacgtgAAATCAAATGGTGTCCAGACAAATGGGGACCGACAAACCCACGGGCAGGAGAGCACAGTTGAGGCCGCCGTCCAGACCGTGAAACTTCTTTTGCAGGAGGGCGCTATCTGGAACGACCTGGATTTAAACAATGAGACTCCCGGTTGTATTGCGAGGAGGCTGGGACTGACTGAGCTATATGACATGGTCGTGGATGCGGGAGTTAGGGCAGAGCTGCTGTTGAACAGGTTGGATGGGTATGAGCAATTGTcggatgaagaaatggaagaagatggggaacaagagcaagagcaacAGGacgccgccgtcgccgccgACGCAAGCATTACAAACACAGCAGAGGACGAGTCCGTCCCGCAGCTAGTTGATACCACAGCTGCAGCACCTCCACAAACAGCAGATGCGGAGCCCAGTGTCACAAGCTCCCGCTACCTGAACTCAGACCTCACATTCCAGCAAGACCGACTTCTCGACCAGGACCAAAACGGCGTAATGATGGCCTGGGAGTCGGACATCATGGCCAAGTCCGCAAAGCAACTCCTCCCGACACCAGGTCTCCGCGTCCTCAACGTCGGACACGGAATGGGCATCGTCGACGGCTTCATCCAAGAGCAGTCGCCGTCAGCACACCATATTATTGAAGCGCATCCAGCCGTTGTCGCAGAAATGAAGCGGAAAGGCTGGCACGAAAAGCCGGGAGTCGTGATTCATGAGGGCAAGTGGCAGGATATACTTCCGGGCCTCGTAGCTGAAGGCGTGATGTTTGACGCGATCTACTACGACACCTTCGCAGAGTCTTATGCGGATTTCCGAGAGTTCTTCACGGAGCAGGTGATCGGAGTGTTGGAGCAAGAGGGAAAATGGAGCTTCTTCAATGGCATGGGCGCAGACCGACAAATCAGCTACGATGTTTATCAAAAGGTCGTAGAGATGGATCTCTTCGAGGCGGGATTCGATGTCGAGTGGGAGGAGATCGATGTGCCGAAGCTCGAAGGCGAGTGGAACGGTGTCCGTCGGCCGTACTGGAGTATAGACAAGTATCGGTTGCCGCTGTGCAAGTACATGGATTGAGTGCATATAGACAATATGCGGGCGAATTTTATGACTTGAGTACCTGCGAGGCGTCAAGAGACAAATACGACTACTTTATAAATCTGCCACTTCTTCAATTTTAATTTTCAGCTATGATAGCAGCCATAACTGATAAAAACGAATTTCGATGCTTCAAACAATCACAATAGTCGAGTCGTCAAGG
It contains:
- the rmt2 gene encoding protein-arginine N5-methyltransferase (transcript_id=CADANIAT00006945), with product MANPVTEIDVDLNTQEVLLAASQHDTAKLRRLLRANDAAGNPANVKDPETGYSPLHAAIAACEPDEEEDVKSNGVQTNGDRQTHGQESTVEAAVQTVKLLLQEGAIWNDLDLNNETPGCIARRLGLTELYDMVVDAGVRAELLLNRLDGYEQLSDEEMEEDGEQEQEQQDAAVAADASITNTAEDESVPQLVDTTAAAPPQTADAEPSVTSSRYLNSDLTFQQDRLLDQDQNGVMMAWESDIMAKSAKQLLPTPGLRVLNVGHGMGIVDGFIQEQSPSAHHIIEAHPAVVAEMKRKGWHEKPGVVIHEGKWQDILPGLVAEGVMFDAIYYDTFAESYADFREFFTEQVIGVLEQEGKWSFFNGMGADRQISYDVYQKVVEMDLFEAGFDVEWEEIDVPKLEGEWNGVRRPYWSIDKYRLPLCKYMD